The sequence TGGATTAAAACCAATGCTGTTCCTTGAAGACATGGTCAAAATTTTATGCTGCTCTGGTGGCTCCTACAATAATTGAGAGAGGCACAGTAGAGGCTGAAGGGCTATAGTAGCAGAGAATTTTAGTATGATGAGGAGTTGAACAAAGTACATACATAACAtctatggaaagaaaaaaaagaaccaagTACAAATCTATCATGGATGATAAAAGGGTTTTATGCTATGCTCTTTATGGGTTTTTTCCAACTCCTTTCCAACTCTAATAATATTCTTCGCATTCTAATCACATTCTTCCTCTCTCTGTCAtatttttacttcaaatatagTACTGAAAGTAGCTGTATCGTGTGGCTAAGAAATAGTCTGAAAATTGAGAATCTAACAACAATGGGGAGTGGAATGGTTTCATAGATAGGGGCACAATTCAAATAGCTACTAATTTGATGGGTGTTTGGAGTTATTGGAACACCATTGCCCAAGTTTGGATCTTGTTGCAGATTCATCTTTTCTCCTCCCATATGTCATGTGTGTGTGAGACATTGTGTACTCTGTATCCTTTTAACCCTGGCACGTGATCTAGACTTTTTGACTCATTTGTTACTTGTGAGTTGTGATTTATGCTATGGTACTTTGAATGGGCTTGGCCGTTGATTTCAAATTGTCCTAGTTTCTTTTGGGTCACCCATTTTTATCCTTCTTATCCATACTGCTACTATCTTAGGAAAATACCACATGTATCATACTaaattcaaaatccaaaagaagaaataagacTCAAGTTGTAACAATTTGTTCTCTTCGGTTTAGATATCATTTGTTTTAAGTCTAACGGGTTCTTGAGgttttaaaatacatctacaTAATTAAGAGAATTCACATTAGAACAAAACAATCTAACATTTCTTATGACATTATAGAAAGACCTCTTTTAGTTAAATGTTAATGAAAATTGGTGCAAACCCTAATGAGTAGGTGTTGCAATATGAGCTCTTGGGAATTAGGACATGTTTGGCAGACAAGGTTGGAGAATTCAAGAACAGATGCCAGAGCCAGTATAAGCTATATGAACCAAAACCCACCTCCCCTGCCACCTAGAGAGCTGTGAAATCATCTCTTGTTGTTGGGATTTAGAGGTCAGAGTACCCAAATTGCATTATTGCTCACTTGGGTCTACAGTAAtgcctttggattttctcttgCTTTTCATGTTTGATAGGCTAATGTTGTCTTTCCAAACAAATTTCTTGAAGTACTTCTTATAACTTGCTTttgctaatttatttttaaaaaggctTTTGAGGGTcatttttgagaaatttcaaCATAAAGAAAGAGtgattattttgaaaagaaataccctcctatttttttcctcaaatattaaaaaagaaaagaaaagaaaaatgaatattcCCCTGTTCATAAGTAGGGCCCTTTTTGGGCAGGGGTTTGACCTAAAGAAATGGCATGGAGAGAGACAAAAACACATCACGTGAGCACCAACTtgcttcatcatttcttccacCACCTCCCCATGTTTTGATTTGAATTCTCCATCCctcataaaaatttatcaattagaagaaaactatcaattttaaaaatttagttctTTTAAACGTGGAGTCAAACCTAACCATGATATAtgggaattgaatttttataGTTAGAAAGTGAGTAAATAAAGATAGAAATTTAAAAGCTTTTCATTCATTCAAATTCTGTCCAAGATTGTGATTGGAGGAAGGAGAGAGCCCCTTTTTCAGGAGCTGACGGAATCATAATAAACCAACAACATCTAATCAATCACATTATGATTCCCACCACAACTTTTTTAGATTTCCTCGAAATTATTCCACCTTGGAAGGCGAGGTCCtggtttctctctctttctctctcattttctgtttctttcaccctttctttccttctttctttctttctttctttcaagaTGATGTCTTATAAAAccctatatatatttatataaatttttgatacCTTGGAATGCTCATCGAAGCCCATAATATGCTCTCTGCAAAATCCTGCATGGGAAAATTCGTGGAGCCCATGTTTCTAGTTCAAGCCCATTGGGCCCTGTCCTTCCTGTtcgtttcttttccttttttttttcaaaaaaaaattcttaattttaatgattaaataagaatgatgaaaaataatgatGCTGCCAGCTTACTACTTTGTTTTTACTAGGCGTTTGGATGTGAAAAGACACTTGTGCCCCTCACCGACAATGCTTGGTTACCGTGCAGTAAATTAGCTACTTCACGTTGTTCTAAATGCAAATTATTAGTCTACAAATTGTTAGGACTTTAATTAATGGGCCTGGTTGGGGAGGGTTCCTGGACAAAactggaattttctttttcaaaagaaaatatttatatccaGGCGTCTttccaaaatataaataatactttgaaaaatatattttttaaatttaattattgccctattttaataattataaaaaaatggtagaaaatgATAACATTATTCCAAATGGCTTAAATAAAGATTTAGTGGAAAACGAAAGACAAGCATTGTATTGGAGGTCGCATTAAGATAATTATGTGTACGTGTATAAATTAAAGAGAAGGGGGCATGCAGAGATGACACGTGGCAGAGCCCCAGAGATGCATAGAAAGGGAAAGAGATAGAGGGCATGTGAACCGGTCTGACTGCACCAGGGGAGGTGGGGGGCCCAGTGGGTCTAAAGGTGGTCCCTACTCACATGCTCTATAAGATATGCACCACTCACCATGTGGCTTCTTTCGAAGCCCTCTGCGTGTTCTCCTCTCACACGCGTCACCTCCCTTCTTCTTCCACCTCCTCAGTCCTCCCCACTTTCactcctatatttttttttttttacagtaaCACTTGAAATTTGTTGTATCATTCGAGGAtgaacaaattaaatttttttttttttgtaaaattgcATGGAGCGAGAGAAATAATGCCTCCTAAAAGTTAGAAGTTTTACTAGCAACTTCCAACTGTATTGGagcaaaaatttaaaaagaatttaagagtgcagaaaataaatttataatgaataattaaaatcataattattttatttattgtgcaATATTCTTGGTACGCAAagattttccttaaaaaattatatagaaggGAATAAAAAATATCGGGCGAAACTAACGAGAAAATCAGAGGGCGACTTATCCAGAAAGCATATTTCAGAGGcacaaaattatttctaaatgaaaaagaaaataaatgtacGGGGGACAATAGCCTCCACTCTGGCCTCTTGTCTCTTGACACTTAAACCACCGTACGAATCACCAGGAGTCGCTCTCGCTATCATGCGCCATATGTTACCCTcactatatatacatatatattaggCAATGTAGACAATATAAGAAATCAAGctgaaactaaattaaaaataacacctactatatattatattatatatacgtGCAAGTTCCATTACATACAAACAAAATTGGCAGATTCAGAGAGACTAATTAGCCTTCAAATACAGTCTCTCTGCACCGCCGGCGGTCAGTAACGGAAATGCCatttcaagaaacaaaatacTACTCGCTCCGCCGTCACATTAAGCTAAGATTAATTTAAGCCACCACCAatcttaatatataaataacaacctctagttaattttttttttttttttttggtgaattaTGGTCTAAGAAAGAGGAGACCTATGAGGAGCACCCTTCCTTCTGCTGCTCAAGGAGAGAAAATTGCCGGGGAGAAAACCGgttgatttcttcttcttcctcaccACCGCCTCGGGATCTCGTGAAATTCCTGAATTGCCCGAGGTCTCGTTGGAGGAGCAGGACGAGGCCTTGAACTGTAACGGGTCCTCCAGGATGGAGTTCGGGGTAATTTGGCCCTCCTCGTCCTCCATTCGTAGGCCTTCGAATTGGGAGTAGGCGAAATCGGATTCGTCAAACCTGTATATAATGCTCGACAAATCTTCCCCTTGGTACACCATATAATCAACCTACATTTATTCATTGGGCAAATGAGTCATTTCCTTGGACTTTGtcacaaaatttataacataaaaaaaattgtgataaaGAGACCTTGCATGAAATGGAACAGAAGCGGAATGGCTCCTGGAGAATCCTGTCACAAGTGAAGCAAATATTGGCAGAGCCTTTACAAGACCTGGACTGTGGCCTCTGGTTCAAGAATATAACTTTGGCACTGTTTATAGTATAAGGCTGCCAAACAAGGCACAATATCATcactaattaattaatgaattaattaaaattagctcaaaattcccaaaaataaataaataaataaaattacctGAATATAAGAACAGTTAATGAGCTTCTCAAGGTCATCCAATCTGACCACATCATGGTACACATATCTCCTCACCTGTCACATgggaggaaaaacaaaattttgaaatattaccACAGTTGAATTCGATTTAACTACCACTCTCTAGTTTGAAATTTAGATGAAAATGAAAGCAAACGAACCTAACCAAACTTTCAATCATGTTGGTATCAATAAATGAGCATTAAGAAAAGAGGAATTTATGAAACTAGGTCAAACTTTCACTTTCTCTGAAAGCTACTAGTGAGGAGGCTTTGCAGGGAGAATGGATAAAAAGAAATGTTCCAGATAtaggaaagaaatcaaatctaAAAAGTGAGATTCAAGGAAGAAATAATGAACCCTTTATAGAACACACCATTCATTAATgggaaaaatatatgtatatatataaaaatcttTGGAATTAAGAATCAAGGAATGTTTCCTTGCAGCTCGGGAAAATTTCGAAGTTTAACATCTCAATTGGTACGAATCTAGGAAATAGGTTTTGATGATTTGCGAGAAGGTCCAAGAAAAAAATCACGAGAAACAAACGGAGATTTTCCGGGAAActgagagaaaagaaaacatcaaaCGTGAGGTAGCCAAACAGAATTACCTtcatagagagaaaaaaaatgaaaggaaaagtaTAAGTGGATATAGAATTTGAAGCCAAACCTGGAGGAGAGGATGAGAGCGATGAGAAGGAAGACAGTGAGGGCAGATGCTTTGACAACACTCCAAGCAAAAAACGTTCTTCTCGTTCTTCCTACGATTCTCGTGGACCCCACAACCAGCAAAGAATGTCTCGGCCATTAGACCGTCCAGCCATGCAGGCTTCATTACCAtatctccaccaccaccacctccgccGCCTCCTCCCCCTCCGCCAGACGATGATTCTCTCACCATCTTTTTTGCTCTCTCTTGTTCTCCAAAGACTCTTTAACCCTTTACTCCCTTTTTTCTACCAGGTCTGATACAAGCTGAAGTAAGAGTGTAaaagcgagagagagagagagagagagggagagagaggaggAGCAGCACTTAGCTGGAGTATTTATCACTACTCAGTAATGGTGGTAGTGCGAGGAGGAGTAGAAGTGTATTAGCTTTCATGTGCTTTTGTGAAAACCCTAACTAATACCCCTCTCCTCCTTTATTTATACTGTCTTTTCCAGTATTTtcgtttttttagaaaaatggaCTACccctcaaataaattttcatcctcctttcatttctattaaCAATACtcaatggaaaatatttttaaaaagtaaaagctttgaaagcaatttaaaattattctatttgatttgggttttaacgaaaatatagaaataatcatttatcaaatatttttaagcatgtaaataattttaaaaatagtaaaaattacttttaaaattttacttcgAAATCCTTTTTATGTTAGAacttagaaaacgtttttaaaaactctctctaaattattttaaataattacaaCTTTATGTTTGAACTAATTccttataaaaatatcatacatTTATGTGCaatatcaaaaaatttaaaatattctctatttatcaattattattcaaaatattctaaaaatgattgagaatatttaaaataaaattattttatattttttgaattaaatattttttaagctGATATTTGGGATGTTTTCAAATGGGGCTAAATAATTTActactatttatttaatttgtatttaaattaaaattttgaaaaataaaataaaaatggaagggAAAAGAGGAGATATTGCTGCTGGGTGGAGGTGTTTATGGCGGGAAGCAACCCCACCAATGGTGTACCTTTTCTGCAAATACAAATCCTTTTCCAGACAGTGATTAGAGCACCCCCCTTTATTATACCTACACTTCCCTGTTTCTATTGTATTTACCAAAGTGCCCTCCCACCGTCTTTCCTTTTCACCTCCGGGcgaataaattttttactctttcactCCCGTTAAATGTGAGGGAGTGCCTCAGTTTTTTACTggtgaacatttatttattgtttttattgttaTGATTTGTCTCTTTTAGGGCTAGTGATAGCCCCTCCTCGGTTAGAAAGCTGTGATATGACAAAAATGtcctttatttttgtatattagggttttttttaattttaaaattcttttattctCATCGAGTGgctaaaataattatatttcgtGTGTTGAATGACTCAAACCACCGTATTGTTGTCTTGCTGTCGTGTAATTTTGGGACGTGTGTCCTTTAATTTCCCAGAATACCCTAATGTTTATCTACACTCGTTATTTTACGAGTCTCGTTAAACTTAAATTCGCGGCCCAGACCAGGTTGGGCTTAAATGTATATCATCCAGGCCCAATCCAAAAACTTAACAGCCCTAGCTTTCAGGCCTCAGGCCCACGCCCACCCTTTGTGTTATACTAGGCCGCCTCACCAGGCCCATGGCGGGCCTTCATAGGGCCGCAACCTGGCCACTTGGATTGGGATTGTAATTAAGTCAAGCCCAATCCATGCGGTTGGGCCTTGCACCCATTCGATAAAAATGGCCCACTCGATATCCAACTTGAGTTGCTTAATTTGAACTCAATTTGATCTCGTTTTCCCAAATCAATCGAAGTAAAATTCCGATTGGGTTGTATTTAGGGGTGACAGAGTTTGATATGATTCGCCAACATGATATGAACTCAACGCATTTTTTTACGGGTTTGAGTTAAACATAAATGAGTTTTTGTCAAATTCATGTCCACGTgcataactcatttaataaatatacaaCTTTTTAGTCAACTTGCACAATACAAATTTGACCTATTTAATAAGTTCCCTATTAACctgattatattttaaaactatttaactcattttaaaattaattaattgattaaatcataaacatatttaattgagacattaatcatataaatatataaaagaccTAACtcaacttgattattaaatatgagaatttaatTACTAAATAGGTTAAATAGGTGATactacttattatttatttataattatgtaatatttaagtttatgttttttgacACGATTATTATTCGTGTCAGGTTTTAATTGAGTTAATTAGTTGAATACTTGAACTTTAACATAACATGAATACAACTCACTAAAGAGAATTGCCACCCCTTGTGTTGAGCCCatttgcaatatttttttttaccaaaatataaataaaataactaataattcaatatttcaaaacaatagtaaaaggaaaaaaaaaatcaaatcgaATTTTAGACCAACTTTTTCAAATTACAATGCAAATGAAACATTAGGACACAATGATGAGTCTACAAAGGAGATTTCACTCAAGCCAAGTCTAACGCATGGTGCATGGCAAGTGTTGCTTTTGAAGCTCATAATATCATCCCCAAATGATTTCAAAAATGATCGCTcacccaaatataaaaaacactttgaaaaaacaaacaataaaaaaagagagaaatttaTTGATTACTTTCCATGGCATCACGAAGCTTTTCAACAATGGCAAAAGGGTATCAAGAAAAGGCATAAATCATAAGCCCCCCTTTTCAAAAACATCCAAAGAGAAAGAGGTAAAAGTGAGACATGGGCCTCTTGCCCATAATAATATAGGCCCACAAAACTTGATGGCACTAGCCATCTTCAAGCCTGCTTGATATGGCCCGTTTTTAGCCAACAAGCAGGCCCATGTGAATGAATTGGCTGCACCATCTTGACATTAAAAGAGTTTACATGGAACTGATAATTAGGTCTTGCACTTTCCTCAAACACCatgtgagaaataaatttttatttaattaattttttaatttaataactatcactattttgataaaaataattttaaaatataaatatttttggcaTTTCAATAGTAGAAAGGactttttagtaaaataattttaaattccaccttttttttccccctttttaatcttttagaTTTGTGAAAGCTCTATTTCTTGTCAGGGAAGATGCTTGAGGTGCACGCAGAGAAGATGTCTATCTCACTCACACCAAACCGCACTCAACTTATGTGTGAGTATAATTGAATTTCAAAGTCAATTTCCAtccaaataccttttttttttcttgtgggTTGTTTGTTCGATAAGAAAATTCTCGATGCCTTGAAAGTGGGAAAGTGAAATGATTAGGcaaattgaagagaaaaagGGTCTCCATTTAGTGATGGGACTCATTCTTTTTGCATACACTTTATGAGTATAAACCATTATTAACTCCTCTCAACCCTTTTCTGTGATAGGATTATTATACTAGAAGTGATGTCGGCATGGGCTTTTTGGTACTAATCATAAATTGCTGGTAACTacatcttttctctttttatccTCATTGGAGTTCAATCACTTCCCCATGAAAGCAAACTTTAGGTAAGTGCCTCGtagatataaataattttgaccTTTTTGGggttctctttattttttgtgcttagtaatgtattttttttaagtatttaaattaaaatattataaatatccttaaaaatttttaattacatacAAATTTGTGCATtaagttatatataaaatttattttattattgtacTTTTTTCGAAATATAGGTTTTATAATGAAAAGTTTTATCTAAACTCTTTAGAAATTGTATTTGacttttaaatattgtttttaacattcttaaattttaatattgtatttcattaattttaatcatttgatttcttttttcatgataaaatgaCATATGAggatatcaatttttttatctttttttttttggtattttattgaaaccaaatatatttaaatataaataaaaatcacgAAAGATTTATGAATACTCTTCGTTATATGCCTCATAATGAGCATGGGGAGAATGTGAAGTTCCTCTAAATGATTTAGCACAAGAAGATTAATAATTTGAGATAGGAGGCATAGGCATGTGACCTAGAGGCCAGTGGGCTAGACTCATAGCCTGTAGGATTAGTATTTGTGAATACAGACACCAAAGACACCAAAATTGGTAGTTTGCTTGGGCATATGAGATTTGGATCTAGATCTCAAATTTGGTCTCCATGATCTTTCAAAACATCCCCAATAGTCCCCACCATGAAGGGGGCATAACCCCACGTGGGTTGAGGATGTTTCTCATGATTTTCTAAACCTTAAAACacattttaactttcttttttttttttaaaaaaaaaaaaacactcgtAAATAATAGAATTCGGTGGTTAGG is a genomic window of Vitis riparia cultivar Riparia Gloire de Montpellier isolate 1030 chromosome 1, EGFV_Vit.rip_1.0, whole genome shotgun sequence containing:
- the LOC117922126 gene encoding uncharacterized protein LOC117922126, yielding MVRESSSGGGGGGGGGGGGGDMVMKPAWLDGLMAETFFAGCGVHENRRKNEKNVFCLECCQSICPHCLPSHRSHPLLQVRRYVYHDVVRLDDLEKLINCSYIQPYTINSAKVIFLNQRPQSRSCKGSANICFTCDRILQEPFRFCSISCKVDYMVYQGEDLSSIIYRFDESDFAYSQFEGLRMEDEEGQITPNSILEDPLQFKASSCSSNETSGNSGISRDPEAVVRKKKKSTGFLPGNFLSLSSRRKGAPHRSPLS